The sequence ATGAAGCCCAGGCGGCGGCTGTGCCCAGGCCGCAGGATGCGGCCCGGCCCACAGGACTCACCACTGGTATTTGAATCCCACCATCGCTCCGATGCCCGACCCCTTGCCGCTGTCTATGGGAAAGTTGTAGTCGATGGAGGTATAAAGGCTGGTGCTCTTGCCGACCTGGCCCGTGATGCCCGCGCCGACCTGCGCCCAACTGCCCCCCAGCTTGGTTTTGAGCAGCACCGGGTTCTGGCCGTCGAGAGTATTGAACTCGGTTTTCGCCTTCGCGCCGAAGTCCTGCCACAGATTGGCCCGGGCAAACGCGCTCAGATTGCGGTCAGGGCGCGAGGACAGATCCATGCTCAACTTACCACCGACCCGGCCATACAGCGCATTGCTCGGCCGGTAATCCACGCTCCCGAAGCTGTCACTGCCTCCCGTCAAGGACACATGCTGATAAATCAGCTGCGCCTGCGGAATGAAGGAGAATTTTTCGCTCAAGGCAATCGGATAACCGGTTTCCAGCGAGCCTACATAGCCCCAGCCGTCGGAGCGCAGGCGCTCGCCATCATCGGACTTGGCTTTGATCCTGCCATACCGGGTAGCCTGCGCAACCACATCGACATACCAGCCGGTACTGGCGCGGCGCGTGAAGTAGGCGCCTGCGGAGTACGCGTCCATATCGACGCGGCCGACACGGCCGCCATTGGCCTGATCGACCTTGGCCTGTGCCTGCCCCGCCCCGAAATAAACGCCTGCGATATTGCCCGCGTTGTTGTCATCCAGGCTGCGGTACAAATCCACCCCGGTCTGAAATCCGCTCAAGGTGTAATGGTAGGCGGGTCCTTTGCTGGCGAAAGCTTCGAGCCTGTCCGCAAAACCTGAACCGGCAAAATCCGTGTTGCCTCTCTGACCGAACAGCCTGCCCCATACGGCTTTGCCTGCTCCCGCGTCACCACAATTTGTGGTCATGGCGTCGACGTAGGCGCCGGATCGGTCATCGCAAGTACCCAGCATGGCCAGCCCAAAGCGGCTGGCCAAGCCCGGAGAGCTCATATACACCGGCACTTCCGGCCGATAGGGGTCTGTCGGGATAACCGGGTCGACCGGATCGACCGGAACATCCAGCGAAGAGCGCAGATACCAGTTGCCATTGGCATCCCGCACGCCATGCTGAACCAATTGGTACTCATAAGCGCCTGCCTTGACGGCCGACCCGAGGACAAAGGCGTCCACCGCCGATGCGGCCGCTCCCCCGGTCACATGCACGAGTTCGATGCCGTCGTTCGCTGTCAGCGCACCTAGTCCACCCGCATTGCTGACGAACACTCGCGTAGCGCCGCCCGAGTCGACCGTCACGCTGCCGGCCACGACTTTATCGGCCACGGAGCTGTCGTTGCCCAGCGCCACTCGGGTCAGCAACGACCCGCCATTGGACGCATAGTTGTTGCTTACGGTCAGCACGGTGCCAGGCGCGCCGCCCAGATCCACCACCCCGGCGTTGTTCATGCCGCCCACCGTCTGGGGCAGGCCCAGGAGCTTCATCATGCCGGCCGCCCCCACCGTGACGGCTGAGTTGGGACTGAATACGTTGGCCGCGCCAGCCGCCAACACGCCCTGCTTGATCTGCCTGGCTTCTCGATAGGTATTGGCCCCCGATAGCATGGTAGTGCCTGCGCCATCCTGGGTCACGCCGCCACTGCCGGAGATCACGCCGGCAAACGTGATGTCATCGGCACGGTTAAAGGCCAGGGTCCCGCTATTGGCCACATTGCCGATAATGGAACCCGTGGTGCCGCCATTGCCCAGTTGCAGCCGGCTGGCCGCGCCTATCGTGGTGCCTCCGGTATAGGTCATGTCCTTCAGAAAGGTCACATCCGCCTTATCCATCACCTGTACCTGTCCGGCACCGGCGATCATCAGCGTGGTCGCCCCATTCTGAAAACCGGTAACGGCCGAACTGGTGCGTTGCGACAGATCGCCAAACACCAGTCGATCCGCCGCGGTCACCAGATTGACGCCAATCCCGGCCACGCCCTGAGTTCCCACGGCCGTATCCAGGGCGTCGGCCGTATTGAGCACGACCGTGGATCCGCCCGTGACCGTCACCGAACCGGCAAATCCACTCTGCTGGCCGTCGATGGCCAACACCGAAGGATCGATGACCAATTGCCCAGGCCCAAACAGCGTATTGCTGGCCAGATAGCCGCCAGACGTGTCACCGGCCTGGCGCTGAGCATCCGTGACGGTCAAGGTCGCGCCATCGAGATGGACCGCCGAACCCGCCGACGTCGTCAACTTGCCCACACTTTGGTTGTAGCCCGCCAAGTCCGCGATGGCGCCGCCTTGCACCAACAGCTCGGCGGTCTTGCCAAGCACATTGGGGTTGGCCATGAGCAGCGTGCCCGTGCGTACATCGGTCACGCCGGTGTAATCGTTGTGCGTGCCGGACAATGAAATGACGTTAAAACGCCCGGACAGGGCGTCCACCGCGAGGTCGCCCACCCCGGTCACCTTGACGTCCAGATTGTTGACCAAGCCCGAGGCGCCCGACAGGTTCAGCAGCAGCGCATCGGCGCCCGTCCCTATCAGATTCAACTGGGTCAAGCCATAACCGGCGTAGAGCCCGTCATCTTGCCGGCCGGTGTGCAAACGATAGTCGTAGGTCGCCTCCGCAGCCAGCACGCCCCCCTGTAAGAGATTGGCCACTTGCGCATCGGTGATGACATTGCTGCTCTGGTCGACCAAGACCAGGTTCGCCCCTGTGCCACTTAAGGAGCCCAGGCTATTGACGAGCTTGATATCGACCCCACCGATACCTTTTTGCTGGTCGAACAAATGTGCGGTGCCGGGGGCCGTCGGGGTGTAGTTCTTGATATCGACACCAGGTGGCAACACGATGCCCACATTACCCACGCGACCGGCATGCAGCAAACCACTGGTGTCGATCGTGCTATTGGAAACGGAGGCGGAAGGTGTGGTGACATCGAAGTTGAGTGTGCCGCCATCGATGATCAATCCGCCAATCGCTTGGGACCCCTGCCCCACGTCGGTCGTGTTGCCGGCCTGCAGCACCAGGGTGGCGTTGGTCAGCGCGGCGGTATTGGCGTTGGCGCCGGAGGCGTCGCCGAGCTCAAACCGGTTCTGGCCTAACTTCACCGCACCGGCATAAGCCGAGCCCACGCCTGCGCCGAAACTGAAACTCTGCCCGCCATTGCTAGCCTGCAATGTGCCCGTTCCAGTCAGCACGTTGGTGAAGACCAAGGCACCGGTGGTGTTGAGCGTCAGCAACCCATTGCGGTCGATGAATATGCCTCCCGTACCCAGGTTCTGGGTACTCGTGGTCGCGGCCGCATCCACGGCGAGTTCACCGCCGTATACATTGACTCTCCCTTGATAATTGGCGTTGCCCCCGTCAAGGTGGTCTTCCCGGCGTAATTACTGACGCTTTGCGTGCCCGCCGCACTACTGTTGAGCGCCGGAGAGAAGACATAATTGGCGGACGTGTGGTTGAAATTCAACTCAGCCGTGCCCGGACCAAAGACCACGGACGGCCCGTCCACGGTGCCCGGCGCGACGGGCGCCTGCCCTGCCGCGGAGCCGATATTCACCACCCCCTTGCCGGCCCCGGGCCCAAGGAAATATCGGAGGTCACGGTGGCCTTGCCGCCATTTTGCAGCGTCAGTGTGCCCTGCCCGTTGCCGCCAAAATAAAGTATCCCGTTAACCCGCCATTCGGAACCCGCCCCGGAAACCAGGGCGCTCCCGACGGCATTGGTCGCACTGCCCACCGTACCGCCATCAATCGTAAACACTCCCCCGTTGGTGATACGCAGCGTGCCTGTGGATCCGCCCTGTGAGCCGATGATGGCCCGCGCTCCGGAGGCACGTCCGCCATCGAGGGTGAGAACACCCTGCCCGGTATAACCCACGTAATAACTACCGGTGGCGCTGGCCTGGGCGCCGTTCAACGTGAGCGTGCCCGGTCCGCCATACCCCACGTAGATGTCGACACTACTGGTTATCCTCGAGCGGTCGTTGGCGGTGACATCGCCCTTGCTGCCCTGTCCGCCGATGACGATGCCATCGGCACTGGTCAGCAGCGCATCGTCATTCAGAATGATGGTGCCCGTGCCGCCCGACGACGTCGGGGTGTTGCCGTCGCGGTACTCGCCGCCCACAAAGGTCCACGACGTGTTGACGATGCCATTGTTGTGGACTTCCAGCAGGCCCACGCCGGATCTGCCCACGACGAAGTTGTCCAGACCAACGCTGCCCCGAAACACCCCCCCGTTGACGATGACATGTCCGTTGGACCCGGCCTGTTCGCCGATTCTCACCGACCAGTTGGTGCCCGCCTGCACCTGTCCGCTATTGAGGATCAGCGTGCCCTTACCCGTGCTGCCCACATTCAGGTACTGATTGGATATCAGCGATCCGCCATTGATCGTCACAAGGCCGTTGCCATTTCCGCCCAGCCCGATGTCGATGACGTTGTAATACCCTGCGGACACGGTCGCATTATTGAGCGTCAGGCTTCCCGTGTTGTTGTCGCCGATCGATAACCCGCCGGTAGTGAGCGTCGCGCCGGTGACCACCAAAGCGCCCGTGCCTCTGGTGCTGCCCAGATTGATGGTGCTGCCCCCATACGTCCCGGAACCGGGAGCCAACACCGCAGTGCCCCCGTTGTCGACCACCACATTGCCGCTGCCATCGGGCGGGCCGACCGGCGTCCAGTTTCCTGGCGTCATCCAGTCGCCTGACCCGGGCAGGTCCCAAGTAAAGGCAG comes from Bordetella holmesii ATCC 51541 and encodes:
- a CDS encoding outer membrane autotransporter barrel domain protein; amino-acid sequence: MDAAATTSTQNLGTGGIFIDRNGLLTLNTTGALVFTNVLTGTGTLQASNGGQSFSFGAGVGSAYAGAVKLGQNRFELGDASGANANTAALTNATLVLQAGNTTDVGQGSQAIGGLIIDGGTLNFDVTTPSASVSNSTIDTSGLLHAGRVGNVGIVLPPGVDIKNYTPTAPGTAHLFDQQKGIGGVDIKLVNSLGSLSGTGANLVLVDQSSNVITDAQVANLLQGGVLAAEATYDYRLHTGRQDDGLYAGYGLTQLNLIGTGADALLLNLSGASGLVNNLDVKVTGVGDLAVDALSGRFNVISLSGTHNDYTGVTDVRTGTLLMANPNVLGKTAELLVQGGAIADLAGYNQSVGKLTTSAGSAVHLDGATLTVTDAQRQAGDTSGGYLASNTLFGPGQLVIDPSVLAIDGQQSGFAGSVTVTGGSTVVLNTADALDTAVGTQGVAGIGVNLVTAADRLVFGDLSQRTSSAVTGFQNGATTLMIAGAGQVQVMDKADVTFLKDMTYTGGTTIGAASRLQLGNGGTTGSIIGNVANSGTLAFNRADDITFAGVISGSGGVTQDGAGTTMLSGANTYREARQIKQGVLAAGAANVFSPNSAVTVGAAGMMKLLGLPQTVGGMNNAGVVDLGGAPGTVLTVSNNYASNGGSLLTRVALGNDSSVADKVVAGSVTVDSGGATRVFVSNAGGLGALTANDGIELVHVTGGAAASAVDAFVLGSAVKAGAYEYQLVQHGVRDANGNWYLRSSLDVPVDPVDPVIPTDPYRPEVPVYMSSPGLASRFGLAMLGTCDDRSGAYVDAMTTNCGDAGAGKAVWGRLFGQRGNTDFAGSGFADRLEAFASKGPAYHYTLSGFQTGVDLYRSLDDNNAGNIAGVYFGAGQAQAKVDQANGGRVGRVDMDAYSAGAYFTRRASTGWYVDVVAQATRYGRIKAKSDDGERLRSDGWGYVGSLETGYPIALSEKFSFIPQAQLIYQHVSLTGGSDSFGSVDYRPSNALYGRVGGKLSMDLSSRPDRNLSAFARANLWQDFGAKAKTEFNTLDGQNPVLLKTKLGGSWAQVGAGITGQVGKSTSLYTSIDYNFPIDSGKGSGIGAMVGFKYQW